The Camelus bactrianus isolate YW-2024 breed Bactrian camel chromosome 1, ASM4877302v1, whole genome shotgun sequence genome segment aggacccttcacgtaaggcatttgcacagccctgtgcgggaatttgtgctgcacggtctgcccggcgagctgaccaaagttcgtatttcactgatcttagaaatagtctggtttcctgatgcactgtttcagtgaacaagcaacagaagccacctctggctgataaaagcaaaaaagggacttaatgaaaagatactgggagggtgcatggagtggcccagaccagagccgaccctggggccgtaggagatgttggggagccccaggcaccaggctgcgcagggtgctaccgggccccctgctgccccagcagggaccccccctcctcctgacactccacctcactgcaggttcatgtcccggcagggccaggtcacactgaagccaccagcacacacctcaatgggggagttggccccttctcagctgagggcgtgcctggtgtggggagaggcccagttagaggaaggcggttcccctactgttccgagttaatgcgcaagtcagtgcccatcactcaggagagccgggctggtcggacctcattgtggtgactaggccgtctgagttcacgtattactttttaggttggaaggcccaagagggagaaaaagtggaggttctagtacttattttatatttcccatgtaccaggtgcggtaagcaagccacttcagacaaggcccataacaaccacattaataggccacggagaaagtcatgcagtcaggcctctgcagccccgaaacgcgtgtcctcatcagttccgtagttaccagtggaagttgtagggatttatgggactgtgtgctcctgtgggggctgggatgtgtgtgtttaaatccacatcttcagacactcggctagaaccacagccactgattgtctgcatggaggcagaggaggggaggcttccagcctctggtccagctcgtgtggagctcagaagttgctccttctgtcctgaaaacaacaccagagctgagggagctgcaaacccactgctcttcttagatccacaagaaaactgagggggaaagctgctcccaacacagagaggcagccgggcaggcttggagagtcacagcccccagggcagaacccgcttttgtaagaaccccgggggcaggcagatttaacaggtccctgaggccagctggaggctcagggtGGGGAAGTCCGaatgtgacaactccagggggccagtcagaggggccccctgctctttttcatgcattttacctccaggaccgtatcctgttctcagagtgaagatcataggaaaactcctcatggttcctgccaggaaaggaaaaactagctctattgaaatacacccagaacattctcttccattgtggggggttgtgttttttttttttttaatgagaaattattttaccagagcctaacctacctgggggaagggaaatatcttctgtgtcacccaaattggggtgggggaaagagacagacTTGTGGaagtcacagctcagggcacaggctcaatgagaactaatcacaggactacaaatgccctgctctgtcccgctcccccaacaccttacctccatgtcagtagggcccctgtgtaataacaggaataaaattaaaagaagtaaatgtctcaggagtgtctagggaaaacccaaagacagcggggagatgaaaacaaggacacacgggtgggtttagcctctcgcacgaatagctgtagcaaactacacacagcccagccccagtagataaacagaaaacctcacagaagaaactatttattttggttctcttacccagtgcattccatggtgcatcctcgcctagaattgattGGAAGCatgtccatctcagaagggacatacctgaagagaaatggctttccagactctgaagggcagagaaagcaccagcctgggttagagaaaggtgaggggtggggtagggggtgggctgccttcttccccaaataaggaaccttcctgaggccagcacagtgggagggagggccatagggtggaagcagccagacttcttcctgagaagtgataggatgcctccaagggaccattcaggtgcccaaactgtgtcctgatggtaggagccagtcggtctgcctcagagcccaggagtgaggtgggcgcacagcaggccggtcttacttggccggatcaatttcacttctccgaaaccctgtgtaaaacatgaagcgtggaacgacctggtgagcacagctctgccctcaagaccggtttcaactcctctcttcccagagaacagcatctctgagcccgtcctgggtgacctcacagagatcaccctagtggcccaggctagtgaccgggaacatgtaccttcctgcagccaaccccagacgtccactgatgcatcatatactggcaaagatgtgagttcctgtgcattggtctaacagcagagactctgccacaggcccaagaggtggtgtgtgggacaagcaggggtgcaggagtgtacgcagtgcaaaggtgtaagtggtggcaggggtgcaggggctgtggagggtgcaggcagttcaggggatgcgggggtgcaggcagtgcggaagtgcagagagtggcaggggtgcagaggtacagggagtttAGGGGCGCAggaaggtgctcaggcacgtggccagggtcagaaggcaagtgcacatcctcgcagtcagcctgaccccgggagattagtgcaatggtctggggtggcggagggggcggcggcggcagcggcggcggcggcggtgggtgggaggctgcacgtgcaagccggtcgatttcttctcttccctgcagcctggcctgggggggcgttggccgccggagattcgccagatgttggactccaggtaagcttgctcctgggtggtggggcggttaggtcagggggaGGTGGCAGCGGCAAGgaggcggagcggggctgcccctggcgaactgatggaatagctgccttctcccggctgccgggcctgggagcggcctctgctgccccaggtcgccgcacacacctgtcccactcagcaagctgagtggggagtggaggcggtgtcgttaaggtgcagggcccacggggataggggggctgccgcacggaagccggtcaattcgctccgctctcccccgcggcggagccaggggcgacttctgctgccgtagaggcgggacgccggtctccaggtgagcttggtcctgggaggcggcggcggcggcggcggcggcggctgtgggttggggtccgttccagggagctgctccatttcttctctcccccgcggcctggcctgggggcgacctctgccgccagagatttgcctgaggtccgactccaggtgagcttgctcctgggagatgggtgcggtgcagtcagggggctgggaaggtggtggctgcggggatagggaggctgccccgggggagcttgaggattagctcccatgtctgtgccgcgtggcctgcaggcggcctctgctgcgccaggtcccgggacaaccctttcccactttgcctgctgggggcgggaggcagggtagtcatggtgcacgggtggcgggggtcaggggcctgcagcgggggagcgggcccatttgctcccatcttccccgcggcttgtcctgggggcggtgtctcttgccctgggttaagagacacgtgtatcctagtcagcctggccccaggaggcgggcgtgttacgttgggggtggtggcagcagcggcaggttttcccatggagccggtccatttgctcccatttctccccatggtttgccctgggggcggtccctgttgtccctagttcgccggacgtccatctccaggtcagcctgctccctagaggcggccaccgtgaggtcagggggcaggagcggtggctgctgtgggggtagggggctgccttggggagctggtggattggctcccgtctccccgatggcctggtgtgggagtggcctctcctgcctcagatcaccagacacacctgtcccatttagcctgctgggggaggggcgccctgggaagtgcctttaaagtgtgggggaggcgacggcaggggtagaggacctgcagcgcggagcctgtcaatttgctctcctcttccccacggccaaacctgggggcgtactctgctgcccaagaagccggatgcccgtctccaggtcagcttgctcctgggaggcgggcgcgatgctgtcgaggggcagaggcagctgcgacggccggctgccccgcctaaaggggccacttcttctcctctcccctgacctggcctggggacggcctctcccgcccaagattagcctgaaaccccacacccggtcaggttgctcctgggaggtgggcgcggtgacatcaggggttggagaggaggggggtctgcccctggcgggctggaggataagctcccatctctctggaggcctgacgtgggggtggcctctgctgcccctcattcccgggtcacccttctccaggacatattgccccgggggtgctgtaggctgcgggggcggcgggttgttggcgggggtatggagcttgccgcttgggagctggtggtttagatcccatttcccccgcagcttggcctgggggcagcctctgttgccccaggtcgcaaagcactgtttccctgacagcttaaccaccggaagtgggcaggatgtgctgagggggcggaggcagccgccaaggcagcgacggagggggctgtccctggccagccggtcaatttgttcccatctcaacatttgctgtcccagtttcgcaggacgcccttctccagtttatccttctcctgggaggtaggctcagtgcatgcagcccaaggtctgggctctcccctggggaggggcagaactctcttcttcttctttgtctttattcttcagcaaagtggttactggccccaattcttaattctgaggaagtgtagcctgtgttacggaggagctgctggacagtgaggtttctgggtgggttttcacatcagctgatgccccaggcaggcaggaaatctattacttagagcttcttagtctggagttgggggaaggccccgccatcctcaccatgctttttaaaaatgttttactccCCTCTtattcctaggtgacattttaggttattgggtcccagattgctggcacactcatccctgttctcaaacatcttttaaacttgggtgaagtgataagttggggaagaagatgatttactgaaaggtaagaatacttaaatttgcattaaagctacattctgtcaatctttctcaaatgatttttctctgattctaaatccatgacctagtgaatgttgtactcctgtgtaaatcattgatcttcacatcacacttgttgagtggtcaacgagatttgttatttagattattcctgaaaggaaaagctcaggcttttgagaaatccttgtctgatgtcacccaggcagtcacagtagaagacagagctgatataaaaatccctcacctgcctgaactgcaaagcttctgggattactgatccctgaaatgcaggtgactcttgatgataatctgggggatggtttacatgatcagattcttccagtcctgtaaatgggtcccgtggccccagccccgggagagctggtcataagggccatatcgtgaggggtgggatgggaaggcaaggtctaagagctggcatcactgagattccacactcgctaaacacagaccccagagcctaattgttgtcaggttctgttctggatttgagagtttgttcagacatgattcttgcccttcaggggtcactgcctgggtggaagtaacctttacataaatctggggaggatgacaactaagtagatgggctgttatgattctcagtgtgcccaggctcgctcttccaggcactcgtgggactaacgagagtcatgttattcactcatacactgatttattacccttgaattgatcatttgtcccacagtaagtgacacaagcgatgaggaacctgagttttgtcccctttcctagcactgattgtatctgtcagtcaggcgccctgcgtatgcattgtgaaatggtggtatttttgcccaatgggactgcactgtcagttctgagaatcaggggagacacgtgggtaggacagcacactgacacatatggcaccccccccaccccatgagacagcattgtcgatgctcaggtgacccgatgtagaccgcggtgctaaacctgagcatgtttagtgatcttggtggctatgaaaatacagactgccggtccctacttctggagactctgagggtgtgcaccccagaattctgcattttaagaagcactttaactaattctgatgaagatgatctgagtgtcccactgagaaacactggtgtgcgatgcaacagtattgaggattctcagggagcgatgtcttttcaggatggtccaagggccctcacgagacttttgccttgggtgtaattgtatgtgttcgaaagtgatgtctctcacttccagtgcttgtcagcatgctctgtgcagggatttgctctcagcagatatcaaaaactataagtcttcaggtcaccgagctagagtgtgagcgatcttttattttggttttctttattgcaatgcagagtctcctgagaagagattcagactgaacagctttgtgtcggactttggaagaccgctggtgcccaaggggttctctggcagcacaatgacgaatctaggtccctctttcactgctacgtcaatgaagtggaccgcttggacaaggccaaagctggtatcccaaccatagcccttgacagtgatgttcggctccaggaagccatcagatgcagcaggtggccagaggaggagccgaacgggctcatgaaatgtgacacccacagcttcatcaacacggaccagaactcttcctttggggaagatgatctcctgattttggaatcacctattgttctagaaaataagccagttgcccagacctcacacaaagacttgaattggaaatgtgctttgtcaagtgtttctctgaagatgtgaagtctgtctttgtatggcaggaagtcccctttcacaaaattgtatgtgtttgtgtctgagagagagaaatggagacagacagaaagacggagacagaagagagccccctcagaagagagctagttaaggtgagtttttgtgccttagtaaacatttggggttttgggggggacaaagtatttacactgtctcattctcctctttGGAAACCAtggccccgtcctcagtgtcagcggccttgaacgggggttgccatggtgcgtttcatctggcgctgccacttccacgctctgcctttagcacgttgctttgcctcccaaggctgccaccctttaaactgtaaggtgaggagtctggagtagatgatccatcccagctctgctgtttcgcaaatttctgatttcgtattcggatgaggctgggatacacccagagcagtataaaccaggccctacctcctgtctcttgctggggcatccctcaggtctgtgccttctactcaagcctttactgagcccagcttttgtcaggagcccaagtgcctaccgggatggcaggagacctgtctctcgtggtcacggtggcagacatttctattggttgtgctgaaacagctcttctgagatcctccggccacccttgctccaacctgaggacagaagtaccgttcctttcctaggaggaggatcgatccatggtgcattttatgacaatcctgtccccaggaatgcacggaaggttatcagctgagtgaggggaagtgcctctgtgtctctgtgtccctgtatctctgtctgctcacagtgccctgccaccggctactgaacaagaaaagtgctattcaccatgctgtgtcttttgcagatgtgtaggtgatggtcttgtggctcatgtgtgggctttgtgctgggatgatgaagggcttataaatacctcatcaacatgtattcgagatggcctggtgccacacagacttgattcatgaaggcatcaagcctgcacactggtttggaaacaacttggttttgatcagtcacactgcatgcatgactcactgctgatctctgggtggttttttcgttttagatttattcacccagtgtcttgcttaagctgaaaaatacatttatttcactagaatattctcagattctttgttttcacacatccagttgtttaattcctttaaaaatcattttgtgtttataatgcctcctaatatctatcatctctaggttcccagtggcctgagatatgcaccagatttgatgtaggaactgttccaccaaaagaaatccctttgccataatatcttttgaggaaaatattactctttaaggctctaacagtaaatcgtagtacaaagcatggaacatttattgtagttaatacatgttcatgcaaaaagaaatgatattttcattaaacaatgttgattttaataacttttactaatgtgaatattattactcataatttaagtagccaaataaaaccacagttatttattatgaagtttgaaaactatttacactgtctctcaattagaggtagctttattagaagactgaagggtatttaaaagatggaaaaatacccgtgatgacaccatcatttttattaactaaatatcaagaactgtgcagggttaagatttaaacctctgcaagctgtcaagttagcatgaggtagtttgtggatgctgccagaagacaggagactcccccaggttcagagacaaagaacttcttgccagcacagcaggcagcttggggttcatgttcatgttggttcctgagtttctttccttttgctgttgtaacaaaggaccacagactcagtggcttaaagcaatacacattcatcatctcactgttctattgtgcagaagtgcaaagtcattgtcagtgggctaaaaccaacgtgtggccaaggctacgttccacaccgaggctctagggagggattcgtcttcctacctttcccagcttgcagaggtgttcacactgcttggcccagggccctgtgtcactgtgacctctgctgccactttacatctctgtctctgactatatagatataaaggaagagtcttctacatctggtatggacctttttccctaaatggacattgtatctctatttatgtgcatattaaaaccccttccctccagggtgtggtggcatcagctcacaagattaccactctgggctttaagtgtcctttttgtattgtcacctgggaacttctctttccatagttagctctgtgttacatttgttgttgtattttacccggcattactgaaagttttacttaaaagggatcctaattagctctgtttacctttttccagagctgaaagcttcagttctagagtatctgtttgatttctcttaaaaatacattccagtatatttctctggtgaaagtctttaccctgttgtctattctcccataatttccttattttcttgaatatattaaaagtattttatagcctttattggtaactctgatgcctacatcacctgggggtttgcatcctttgtctaatgtttcttattctcatattatccgttatatagtcttgacatgttgcatgtcttgaaatccTTTATTACATGgtagacattgcaaatgaaaaatccatatgttattttccgtgagaggttttctaccttcctgttaggcaaacagggtgagggactgatcatgtcgctccaatcaggcgctgaggtggatcaggactgaagtgccttttttcttaaaacagctttgaggtatacttggcaaagtaattttcacacgtataaagtgtacagctaatacgttttgacataagtatatccccaagaaaccatgaccacattcaagacagtgaacatacccatcacccacaaagcttctctcctgccatttgttgtccctccctccctccccatctcttcccctggaaaccattgatctgctttccatcacaacatattggtctgcattttcaagatccttgtatgaatggattaatgcagtatctactctatgttgtctgacttctttcattcagtgtaattattttgagagtcatctgtgttgctgtattaatagcttatttttcttatagcagagtattgtttagtgctgagtttttactgaagagtttgttgtgagcagtgtttggatagaccatcatttgtttctccatttacttcttgatggatgcatgggttatttacaacttgagctattataaataaaattgcagtgaatatttggttacaagtctttatatggacatatgcttttcttttctaaagcaccagatgaggaatatctgggttatatggtagataggtatttaccttttttaaagagactgttaaagacttttccaaaatggttgtactattgtaaattccttgtggtgtgtatcagctctggttgctctacttccttaccagcactttgtaaggtcggtctttctaatcgtattcattcttgtatgtatgtgtactagtatctcactgtggtttttaaaagcatttctccaatgactaatggcatctttaatcagcattttttcatatgcttattatccatctggatatctttactgaagtgtgttttctggcctcattcattcattcaggtgtttgcattattattgagttttgagacctctttattctggatcagatacaaagagagacctttatcagatatatgatctgcaaatagcttctgtctatggcttgtcttttcatttgcttagcagtgtttagaacagctttgaagagtcttcattttgataaagttcactctatcagtttctttttaaaatagattatacttttggtgtcatagcaaagaaatatttgccaaacccaaggtcataaagcttaagcctatgctttttctcctagctgttttatagttttagatttcct includes the following:
- the LOC141578937 gene encoding uncharacterized protein LOC141578937 isoform X6, coding for MKGEDTYYPHGAQVGLGVCCLYSRWARVALGIPVPEFLQYSRCLFPNLQNWNDVNHPAVHSMVHPRLELIGSMSISEGTYLKRNGFPDSEGQRKHQPGLEKENSISEPVLGDLTEITLVAQASDREHVPSCSQPQTSTDASYTGKDPGLGGRWPPEIRQMLDSSLTTGSGQDVLRGRRQPPRQRRRGLSLASRSICSHLNICCPSFAGRPSPVYPSPGR
- the LOC141578937 gene encoding uncharacterized protein LOC141578937 isoform X2; this translates as MSCDPVDAQHISEPTGVREEMGTSHYCGGCTLSDALRFGEGFTTAEARCQPPAEETDCLRYMKGEDTYYPHGAQVGLGVCCLYSRWARVALGIPVPEFLQYSRCLFPNLQNWNDVNHPAVHSMVHPRLELIGSMSISEGTYLKRNGFPDSEGQRKHQPGLEKENSISEPVLGDLTEITLVAQASDREHVPSCSQPQTSTDASYTGKDPGLGGRWPPEIRQMLDSSLTTGSGQDVLRGRRQPPRQRRRGLSLASRSICSHLNICCPSFAGRPSPVYPSPGR
- the LOC141578937 gene encoding uncharacterized protein LOC141578937 isoform X1 encodes the protein MSVTSLSLPHLLLQIEQDPGGSTKPVPSAILCVMSCDPVDAQHISEPTGVREEMGTSHYCGGCTLSDALRFGEGFTTAEARCQPPAEETDCLRYMKGEDTYYPHGAQVGLGVCCLYSRWARVALGIPVPEFLQYSRCLFPNLQNWNDVNHPAVHSMVHPRLELIGSMSISEGTYLKRNGFPDSEGQRKHQPGLEKENSISEPVLGDLTEITLVAQASDREHVPSCSQPQTSTDASYTGKDPGLGGRWPPEIRQMLDSSLTTGSGQDVLRGRRQPPRQRRRGLSLASRSICSHLNICCPSFAGRPSPVYPSPGR